Proteins encoded together in one Microbacterium oxydans window:
- the purU gene encoding formyltetrahydrofolate deformylase — MSQPDTARLLIACDDQPGIVAAVAGVLAEHGANIISLDQHSTDSEGGRFFQRTVIHLDGLSAARPALEADIAAVAERFGMEWSLHDVARRKRVAIFVSKYDHCLMELLWRTQRGQLDIDITMVVSNHPDLAESVRSFGVPFVHIPSGDKAAMEERQLELLRGNVDLVVLARYMQILTDDFITRLEVPVINIHHSFLPAFIGANPYARAKDRGVKLIGATAHYATADLDEGPIIEQDVTRVTHSESAAQLQSRGADVERLVLARAVQWHSEDRVIVHGKSTVIL, encoded by the coding sequence ATGTCTCAGCCCGATACCGCCCGCCTGCTCATCGCCTGCGACGACCAGCCCGGCATCGTCGCCGCCGTCGCCGGGGTGCTCGCCGAGCACGGCGCGAACATCATCTCGCTCGACCAGCACTCGACCGATTCCGAGGGCGGACGCTTCTTCCAGCGCACCGTCATCCACCTCGACGGCCTGTCCGCCGCGCGCCCCGCACTCGAGGCCGACATCGCGGCCGTCGCCGAGCGCTTCGGCATGGAGTGGTCGCTGCACGATGTCGCCCGCCGCAAGCGCGTCGCCATCTTCGTCTCGAAGTACGACCACTGCCTCATGGAGCTGCTGTGGCGCACGCAGCGCGGGCAGCTCGACATCGACATCACGATGGTCGTCTCCAACCACCCCGACCTGGCGGAGTCCGTCCGCTCGTTCGGGGTGCCGTTCGTGCACATCCCCTCCGGCGACAAGGCCGCGATGGAGGAGCGTCAGCTCGAGCTGCTGCGCGGCAACGTCGACCTGGTCGTGCTCGCGCGCTACATGCAGATCCTCACCGACGACTTCATCACCCGCCTCGAGGTCCCGGTCATCAACATCCACCACTCGTTCCTGCCCGCGTTCATCGGTGCGAACCCCTATGCGCGCGCCAAGGATCGCGGCGTCAAGCTGATCGGCGCGACCGCGCACTACGCCACGGCGGACCTCGACGAGGGGCCGATCATCGAGCAGGACGTCACGCGCGTGACCCACTCGGAATCGGCGGCACAGCTGCAGAGCCGCGGAGCCGACGTCGAGCGCCTGGTGCTCGCGCGCGCCGTGCAGTGGCATTCCGAGGACCGCGTGATCGTGCACGGCAAGTCCACCGTCATCCTCTAG
- a CDS encoding DapH/DapD/GlmU-related protein, with amino-acid sequence MGKNYVDIENDQGATLRYRKHANGRGLVAHGAKVHPKAHIEAGAYIEPGARVGAGATIARGAWIDEDAVIGEGAFVDAHAHIGQGAAIGDHAYVGVRTDVGAGARIVRGARIGDDETVAAGLTIATDQKGLWLAA; translated from the coding sequence GTGGGTAAGAACTACGTCGACATCGAGAACGACCAGGGAGCGACGCTGCGTTACCGCAAGCACGCGAACGGTCGAGGTCTCGTCGCGCATGGCGCGAAGGTGCATCCGAAGGCGCACATCGAGGCGGGTGCCTATATCGAACCGGGCGCGCGCGTCGGCGCCGGGGCGACCATCGCCCGCGGCGCCTGGATCGACGAAGACGCCGTGATCGGCGAGGGCGCGTTCGTCGACGCGCACGCGCACATCGGCCAGGGTGCCGCGATCGGCGATCACGCCTACGTCGGCGTCCGCACCGACGTCGGCGCCGGAGCGCGCATCGTCCGCGGCGCACGCATCGGCGACGACGAGACCGTCGCCGCCGGGCTCACCATCGCGACGGATCAGAAGGGTCTGTGGCTCGCGGCCTGA
- a CDS encoding glutamine amidotransferase-related protein — MASLLYVCVRPEIGAADAEHASFRRALGVDVVDRLDLLETPLHIERLRGYRGVVVGGSPFNVSDTVKSAEQLRVEADLRTLADAAMAAEIAVFFTCFSIGVVTRMLGGEVVTDTPEPASATVITTTAEGAADPVFGPSGSALTVFTAHKESAADTPPGAVLLATNEVCPVQAYRVGTHLYAAQFHPEPTPRDFADRMTFYRTTGYFDPDEFDEVQQQVLAASVTEGAALLRRFAETFA; from the coding sequence ATGGCCTCGCTTCTCTACGTCTGCGTGCGGCCCGAGATCGGGGCGGCGGATGCCGAGCATGCCTCCTTCCGGCGGGCGCTCGGCGTCGACGTGGTCGACCGGCTCGACCTCCTGGAGACGCCGCTGCACATCGAGCGCCTGCGGGGCTACCGCGGTGTCGTCGTCGGCGGTTCGCCCTTCAACGTCTCGGACACCGTGAAGTCCGCGGAGCAGCTGCGCGTGGAGGCCGATCTGCGCACGCTCGCCGACGCCGCGATGGCCGCCGAGATCGCGGTGTTCTTCACCTGCTTCAGCATCGGCGTCGTCACCCGGATGCTGGGCGGCGAGGTCGTGACGGACACCCCCGAGCCCGCGAGCGCCACCGTGATCACGACGACCGCGGAGGGCGCGGCCGACCCGGTGTTCGGCCCCAGCGGCTCCGCACTGACGGTGTTCACGGCCCACAAGGAGAGCGCGGCGGACACCCCGCCCGGCGCCGTGCTGCTCGCGACCAACGAGGTCTGCCCGGTGCAGGCCTACCGCGTGGGCACGCACCTGTACGCCGCGCAGTTCCACCCCGAGCCGACGCCCCGCGACTTCGCCGACCGGATGACGTTCTACCGCACCACCGGCTACTTCGATCCGGACGAGTTCGACGAGGTTCAGCAGCAGGTGCTCGCGGCATCCGTCACCGAGGGCGCCGCGCTGCTCCGCCGGTTCGCGGAGACCTTCGCCTGA
- a CDS encoding EI24 domain-containing protein — MIREFATGIRTLLRGFGLWRTRPGLMVLGLIPALIALVVLAAALVPLVIGMPSVSAWLTPFAEGWFEPWKGLLRAAVGFVVVAAALALASVVFSALTLTIGDPFYQRIWHAVEADLGEAPPADGGSFWTTLGEGLRLVLLGILIAILVLLIGLIPAVGGFLGPIAGVVLTGRLLARELTGRAFDARELSPADRAALFSGSRARVLGFGVATQLCFLIPGGAVAIMPAAVAGSTMLARDMLARTGAPSVASPSTGAMTPGSGSWAPPPAPPAPPASPASSAPREAP; from the coding sequence ATGATCCGAGAGTTCGCCACCGGCATCCGCACGCTGCTGCGCGGATTCGGCCTGTGGCGAACCCGCCCCGGCCTCATGGTGCTCGGTCTCATCCCCGCGCTCATCGCCCTCGTGGTCCTCGCCGCCGCGCTCGTGCCGCTGGTGATCGGCATGCCCTCGGTCTCCGCCTGGCTGACCCCGTTCGCCGAGGGATGGTTCGAGCCGTGGAAGGGTCTGCTGCGCGCCGCGGTGGGCTTCGTGGTCGTGGCAGCCGCACTCGCGCTCGCGAGCGTCGTCTTCAGCGCGCTCACGCTGACCATCGGCGACCCGTTCTACCAGCGCATCTGGCACGCGGTCGAGGCCGACCTCGGCGAGGCTCCCCCGGCCGACGGCGGCAGCTTCTGGACGACTCTCGGCGAGGGGCTGCGACTGGTGCTGCTCGGCATCCTGATCGCGATCCTCGTCCTGCTGATCGGCCTCATCCCGGCCGTCGGAGGTTTCCTCGGCCCGATCGCCGGTGTCGTCCTGACCGGCCGCCTGCTCGCCCGCGAGCTCACCGGGCGCGCGTTCGACGCGCGCGAGCTCAGTCCCGCCGATCGGGCTGCGCTCTTCTCCGGGAGCCGCGCCCGCGTGCTCGGCTTCGGTGTCGCGACCCAGCTCTGCTTCCTGATCCCCGGTGGTGCGGTCGCGATCATGCCCGCAGCGGTCGCCGGCAGCACGATGCTCGCCCGCGACATGCTCGCACGCACCGGTGCCCCGAGCGTCGCGAGCCCTTCGACCGGTGCGATGACTCCGGGCTCCGGCTCCTGGGCGCCACCGCCGGCGCCCCCGGCACCCCCGGCATCCCCGGCATCCTCGGCACCCCGCGAGGCTCCCTGA
- a CDS encoding DNA-formamidopyrimidine glycosylase family protein — translation MPEGDTVFRTARRLDEALAGADVTRFDLRVPQAATVDLTGQTVHGVAPRGKHLLMRIGDSTLHSHLRMDGVWFVYRAGERWRHPAFKVRAIVGTAEREAVGVDIAEIEVVPTRDEAQLVGHLGPDPLADDWDAAEAVRRLGADSRSIHVALLDQRNVAGFGNEYAAELLFLRGILPTTPTPEVDVAALLDLGVRTIRANRDRRNRTFTGIDRPGQATWVYGRSGRPCRRCGTLIRRGEQGADPTRERLTFWCPSCQR, via the coding sequence ATGCCCGAGGGCGACACCGTCTTCCGCACCGCGCGGCGCCTGGACGAGGCGCTGGCCGGTGCCGACGTCACGCGGTTCGACCTGCGGGTGCCTCAGGCCGCGACGGTCGATCTGACCGGGCAGACCGTGCACGGGGTCGCCCCGCGCGGCAAGCACCTGCTGATGCGCATCGGCGACAGCACACTGCATTCGCATCTGCGCATGGACGGTGTCTGGTTCGTCTACCGGGCCGGCGAGAGGTGGCGGCATCCGGCCTTCAAGGTCCGCGCGATCGTCGGCACCGCCGAACGGGAGGCCGTGGGCGTCGACATCGCCGAGATCGAGGTCGTGCCCACCCGCGACGAAGCTCAGCTCGTCGGCCACCTGGGTCCCGATCCCCTCGCCGACGACTGGGACGCAGCGGAGGCCGTGCGGCGGCTCGGAGCCGACAGCCGCAGCATCCACGTGGCGCTCCTCGACCAGCGCAATGTCGCCGGCTTCGGCAACGAGTACGCCGCAGAACTCCTGTTCCTGCGCGGTATCCTGCCGACCACGCCCACACCTGAGGTCGACGTCGCCGCGCTCCTCGACCTCGGCGTGCGCACGATCCGCGCCAACCGCGACCGCCGCAATCGGACCTTCACCGGCATCGATCGCCCCGGCCAGGCGACGTGGGTGTACGGCCGTTCCGGGCGCCCGTGCCGCCGCTGCGGCACCCTCATCCGACGGGGTGAGCAGGGCGCGGATCCGACTCGCGAACGCCTCACCTTCTGGTGCCCGTCCTGCCAGCGGTGA
- a CDS encoding PspC domain-containing protein — protein sequence MTIPTAPPPPADHAAPAVGTPGADIPRGADRFLLWVAGLGVARSEGWLGGVAAGIAARLRIDPLIVRGVLVVAALFGLPVIFLYAAAWALLPDVDGRVHVRDLLRRDYQPVQWGILAMAVIGLFPTAPLAGRLFGLGYDGWSALSLTSWVVGLVLVAGLLFLIVRAASRTPGASASDLPMASAVPTAPAASAPLGDSGTAEGADATLSQQASTDAETVVSESPEASSFYPPAPAAPATLTATPPAPPAPLPPGSQDPAALEAWRAQHAAWKEQDQAWRRQQQDVERAAREQLRRERQAEAAVFAAEAAERRRIRRSSNPRAGFAFAATFLGLAIITGAAVGLTSGGDALAGALGLLAAALILALGMIVAGAFRRRSGFLAFATVLTLIGGLVAGGFSTLQGFTLGWASIENNQAAHIRQPFGDLSMTLYPHEDGPRPIVVEKGTGTTYIYVNAGVELQLRATVDTANVDWTRVAEGDGEVLDSGVLQGTRRGGESVIVEDISAETGSPKTIQPVTIDQDSGDISITVVEPAKEEQR from the coding sequence ATGACGATTCCGACTGCGCCACCGCCCCCCGCCGATCACGCCGCTCCGGCCGTCGGCACCCCCGGCGCCGACATCCCCCGCGGCGCCGATCGATTCCTGCTCTGGGTCGCCGGACTCGGCGTCGCACGGTCCGAGGGATGGCTGGGCGGCGTCGCCGCGGGCATCGCCGCACGTCTGCGCATCGACCCCCTGATCGTGCGCGGCGTGCTCGTGGTCGCCGCGCTGTTCGGGCTGCCGGTGATCTTCCTCTACGCCGCGGCCTGGGCGCTGCTGCCCGATGTCGACGGACGCGTCCACGTCCGCGACCTGCTGCGCCGCGACTACCAGCCGGTGCAGTGGGGCATCCTCGCGATGGCCGTCATCGGACTGTTCCCGACCGCCCCGCTCGCCGGCCGCCTGTTCGGCCTCGGCTACGACGGCTGGTCGGCCCTGTCGCTCACCAGCTGGGTCGTCGGGCTCGTCCTCGTCGCCGGCCTGCTCTTCCTGATCGTGCGTGCTGCGAGCCGCACCCCGGGTGCTTCCGCGTCGGACCTGCCGATGGCTTCCGCAGTTCCGACGGCCCCGGCCGCGTCCGCTCCCCTCGGTGATTCGGGTACCGCCGAGGGGGCGGACGCCACACTCTCGCAGCAGGCCTCCACGGATGCCGAGACGGTCGTGTCCGAGAGCCCGGAGGCGTCGAGCTTCTATCCGCCGGCGCCCGCCGCCCCCGCGACGCTCACCGCCACGCCCCCAGCCCCGCCGGCTCCGCTGCCGCCCGGGTCGCAGGATCCCGCCGCTCTCGAAGCGTGGCGCGCCCAGCACGCGGCCTGGAAGGAGCAGGACCAGGCCTGGCGCCGCCAGCAGCAGGATGTCGAGCGCGCCGCCCGTGAGCAGCTGCGCCGTGAGCGCCAGGCCGAAGCGGCCGTGTTCGCCGCGGAAGCGGCCGAGCGTCGGCGCATCCGTCGCTCATCGAACCCGCGAGCGGGCTTCGCCTTCGCCGCGACCTTCCTGGGCCTGGCGATCATCACGGGCGCCGCCGTCGGACTCACCAGTGGCGGAGACGCGCTCGCCGGTGCCCTCGGCCTCCTCGCGGCAGCGCTCATCCTCGCACTCGGGATGATCGTGGCCGGAGCGTTCCGGCGCCGCAGCGGCTTCCTGGCCTTCGCCACCGTGCTGACGCTGATCGGCGGACTCGTGGCGGGCGGATTCTCGACCCTCCAGGGCTTCACGCTGGGCTGGGCATCCATCGAGAACAACCAGGCCGCGCACATCCGTCAACCGTTCGGGGACCTCTCGATGACGCTCTATCCGCATGAGGACGGACCGCGACCGATCGTCGTCGAGAAGGGGACGGGCACGACGTACATCTACGTGAACGCCGGCGTCGAGCTGCAGCTGCGCGCCACGGTGGACACCGCGAACGTGGACTGGACGCGCGTCGCGGAGGGCGACGGCGAGGTCCTCGACTCCGGCGTCCTGCAGGGCACGCGCCGAGGAGGCGAATCGGTCATCGTCGAGGACATCTCCGCGGAGACCGGCTCCCCGAAGACCATCCAGCCCGTCACCATCGATCAGGACAGCGGCGACATCTCGATCACCGTCGTCGAACCCGCGAAGGAAGAACAGCGATGA
- a CDS encoding ATP-binding protein gives MSSSAHASARPPRVAAPPRPPLTRDRDCLVAGVSAGLARHLGARVWVVRALFVALTLCGGAGILLYAWCWMFTPWAEGEDAPTRRVPVAWLLLAPAAVGMLVVLVWRGGSDWLSGSIPPGPAALVVAGTVACATGAGLWATLIDRTDTARGPRHTMSIRILSILLLALLFSVLLSWPVARSGVALVLVPLAGLAAVISSTLIPRWRELSGERIRRIREEQRSQMAAHLHDSVLQTLALIQNRAGASSEAARLARAQERELRAWLYDGDAPADSDLPTDLRDYAGALELDYPVRIDVVSAGLSAERASGELAAAAREAILNAARHAGGEISVYIEGSASGVDVFIRDRGAGFQLDDVPSDRLGVRESIIGRMRRAGGTGAVRSDENGTEVHLRITTGLPHDRTAGRPASAREENRG, from the coding sequence ATGTCCTCTTCGGCGCACGCTTCCGCGCGACCCCCGCGCGTGGCTGCTCCGCCGCGCCCCCCGCTGACCCGCGACCGCGACTGTCTGGTGGCGGGCGTCAGCGCGGGCCTCGCACGGCACCTGGGCGCGCGGGTGTGGGTGGTGCGAGCGCTCTTCGTCGCCCTGACCCTGTGCGGCGGCGCCGGCATCCTCCTCTACGCCTGGTGCTGGATGTTCACCCCGTGGGCGGAGGGAGAGGATGCGCCGACGCGACGGGTCCCGGTCGCCTGGCTTCTGCTCGCACCGGCCGCCGTCGGGATGCTGGTGGTGCTCGTCTGGCGTGGCGGCAGCGACTGGCTGAGCGGATCGATCCCGCCCGGCCCCGCCGCCCTGGTCGTGGCGGGCACGGTGGCGTGCGCGACGGGCGCCGGACTGTGGGCGACGCTGATCGACCGCACCGACACCGCCCGCGGCCCGCGGCACACGATGAGCATCCGGATCCTCTCGATCCTGCTGCTCGCCCTGCTCTTCTCGGTCCTGCTGTCGTGGCCCGTCGCCCGATCCGGAGTGGCGCTCGTGCTGGTCCCGCTCGCCGGGTTGGCCGCGGTGATTTCGTCCACGCTGATCCCTCGGTGGCGCGAGCTCTCCGGTGAGCGCATCCGCCGCATCCGCGAGGAGCAGCGCAGCCAGATGGCGGCCCACCTGCACGACTCGGTGCTGCAGACGCTCGCGCTGATCCAGAACCGCGCGGGCGCCTCCAGCGAGGCCGCGCGACTCGCGAGGGCGCAGGAGCGCGAGCTGCGCGCCTGGCTGTACGACGGCGACGCACCGGCCGACAGCGACCTGCCGACCGATCTGCGCGACTATGCCGGTGCGCTGGAGCTCGACTACCCGGTGCGGATCGATGTCGTGTCCGCCGGGCTGTCGGCCGAGCGCGCGAGCGGAGAGCTCGCGGCGGCGGCGAGGGAGGCGATCCTGAACGCCGCTCGTCATGCGGGTGGCGAGATCTCCGTCTACATCGAGGGCAGCGCATCCGGTGTCGACGTCTTCATCCGCGATCGGGGCGCGGGCTTCCAGCTCGACGACGTGCCCAGCGACCGTCTGGGCGTCCGCGAGTCGATCATCGGCCGGATGCGCCGGGCCGGCGGCACGGGCGCGGTCCGCAGCGATGAGAACGGCACCGAGGTGCACCTCCGCATCACGACGGGGCTTCCGCACGACCGTACCGCCGGGCGACCGGCATCCGCACGGGAGGAGAACCGTGGCTGA
- a CDS encoding cation:proton antiporter, giving the protein MEASDLGLVLIPLLAVAAPLLARGVRPVVRVPIVVFELVLGILVGPAVLGWVEPGPLLEKLSDFGLALLFFVAGTEIDFKTVAGKPLARASLGWLLSVLLGIGLGFFFAPGEGMVVIGIALSSTALGTLMPILRDARELDTPFGRAISAIGAVGEFLPLIAISIFLSTRTTPIATAVLLTFVVLAGLAVLLAHRVPHGRLHRIVRATLHTSDQFGVRFVILLIAALVGLSVMLDLDMLLGAFVAGAIWRIIMSRAPKKDAEEVESKIEAIAFGFLVPIFFLYTGVTFDLQALLTSPAALALVPIFLIALLVIRGSAAQLSAPAGMSVRDRAALGLLAATGLPIIVAVTAIGVDQKMLDTGTAAALVGAGMLSVLLYPLIGMTLRGDREEVAGPARAIRTTQGEL; this is encoded by the coding sequence GTGGAAGCGAGCGACCTCGGCCTGGTGCTGATCCCCCTGCTGGCCGTCGCCGCGCCCCTGCTCGCCCGTGGGGTGCGCCCCGTGGTGCGCGTGCCGATCGTGGTGTTCGAGCTGGTCCTCGGCATCCTCGTCGGTCCTGCCGTGCTCGGCTGGGTCGAGCCCGGTCCGCTGCTGGAGAAGCTCAGCGACTTCGGCCTGGCGCTGCTGTTCTTCGTCGCGGGCACCGAGATCGACTTCAAGACGGTGGCGGGCAAGCCGCTGGCGCGCGCCTCGCTCGGATGGCTCCTCAGCGTGCTCCTGGGCATCGGCCTGGGCTTCTTCTTCGCCCCGGGCGAGGGCATGGTCGTGATCGGCATCGCGCTGAGCTCCACGGCGCTCGGGACGCTGATGCCGATCCTGCGCGATGCGCGCGAACTGGATACGCCGTTCGGCCGCGCGATCAGCGCGATCGGCGCCGTCGGGGAGTTCCTGCCGCTGATCGCGATCTCGATCTTCCTCAGCACCCGGACCACGCCGATCGCGACCGCCGTCCTGCTCACCTTCGTGGTGCTGGCGGGCCTCGCCGTGCTGTTGGCGCATCGCGTGCCGCATGGCCGGCTGCACCGCATCGTCCGGGCCACCCTGCACACCTCGGATCAGTTCGGCGTGCGGTTCGTGATCCTCCTGATCGCCGCGCTCGTCGGGCTCAGCGTGATGCTCGACCTCGACATGCTGCTCGGGGCGTTCGTGGCCGGGGCGATCTGGCGCATCATCATGTCGCGTGCGCCGAAGAAGGATGCGGAGGAGGTGGAGAGCAAGATCGAGGCGATCGCGTTCGGTTTCCTCGTGCCGATCTTCTTCCTCTACACGGGGGTCACCTTCGACCTGCAGGCCCTCCTCACCTCGCCGGCGGCACTGGCCCTGGTGCCGATCTTCCTGATCGCGCTGCTCGTGATCCGCGGCTCGGCCGCGCAGCTCTCGGCCCCGGCCGGGATGAGCGTCCGCGACCGCGCGGCCCTGGGGCTCCTCGCCGCGACCGGCCTCCCGATCATCGTCGCGGTCACCGCGATCGGCGTCGACCAGAAGATGCTCGACACCGGCACGGCCGCCGCGCTCGTCGGTGCCGGCATGCTGTCGGTGCTGCTGTATCCGCTCATCGGCATGACCCTGCGCGGCGACCGCGAGGAGGTCGCGGGTCCCGCCCGTGCGATCCGAACGACCCAGGGAGAGCTGTGA
- a CDS encoding LuxR C-terminal-related transcriptional regulator, producing the protein MAESIRVVIVDDHSIFRSGLRADLDASVEVVGEAPDVPSAIAVIAQTQPDVVLLDVHLPGGSGEDATGGEDVIRGSAPTTARFLALSVSDAAADVVRVIRAGARGYITKGSSGVEVSRAVHAVAEGDAVFSPRLAGFVLDAFGAVAGETATATDELDRLSAREQEVMRLIARGYAYKEVASELFISIKTVETHVSSVLRKLQLSSRHELTAWASERRLL; encoded by the coding sequence GTGGCTGAGAGCATCCGGGTCGTGATCGTCGACGACCACTCGATCTTCCGCTCCGGCCTGCGTGCCGATCTGGACGCGAGCGTCGAGGTGGTGGGGGAAGCGCCCGACGTGCCGTCCGCGATCGCCGTGATCGCGCAGACGCAGCCGGATGTGGTGCTGCTCGACGTGCACCTGCCGGGTGGGAGCGGTGAGGACGCCACCGGCGGGGAGGACGTGATCCGCGGGTCTGCGCCCACGACGGCCCGGTTCCTGGCGCTGAGCGTGTCGGATGCCGCGGCGGATGTCGTCCGGGTGATCCGCGCCGGCGCGAGGGGATACATCACCAAGGGCTCGTCCGGCGTCGAGGTGAGCAGGGCCGTGCACGCCGTGGCCGAGGGGGATGCGGTGTTCTCGCCGCGGCTCGCCGGTTTCGTGCTCGATGCGTTCGGCGCGGTCGCCGGGGAGACCGCGACGGCGACGGACGAGCTCGACCGGCTGTCGGCGCGCGAGCAGGAGGTGATGCGCCTCATCGCCCGCGGCTACGCCTACAAGGAGGTCGCGTCCGAGCTGTTCATCTCGATCAAGACGGTCGAGACGCACGTGTCATCCGTGCTGCGCAAGCTGCAGCTGTCGTCGCGGCATGAGCTGACCGCCTGGGCGTCGGAGCGACGCCTGCTGTAA
- a CDS encoding glutaminase: protein MTTASDLLTQAVRDLADAPKEGLGEQRDSRWRGRRIVRVGEAWHLGVLLLTDTHALATAEVLRAADPGRRGYTAESARERAERRAEALRGGFDEGDVVHVGWSVIDVDAVDAGGASGPLALIDGVPSVRWSTAGGYMPLEAYLRERVALLRGSADS from the coding sequence GTGACCACCGCATCCGATCTGCTGACCCAGGCCGTGCGCGACCTCGCCGACGCCCCGAAGGAGGGGCTGGGGGAGCAGCGGGATTCGCGGTGGCGCGGGCGACGCATCGTGCGGGTCGGCGAGGCCTGGCACCTGGGCGTGCTGCTGCTCACCGACACGCATGCGCTGGCCACGGCCGAGGTGCTGCGCGCCGCCGATCCCGGGCGTCGGGGGTACACGGCCGAGTCGGCCAGGGAGCGTGCCGAGCGTCGCGCGGAGGCGCTGCGCGGCGGCTTCGACGAGGGCGACGTCGTGCACGTGGGGTGGAGCGTGATCGACGTGGATGCGGTGGATGCCGGGGGCGCGTCGGGTCCGCTGGCCCTGATCGACGGCGTTCCGTCGGTGCGCTGGAGCACGGCCGGCGGTTACATGCCCCTGGAGGCATATCTGCGCGAGCGGGTGGCGCTGCTGCGGGGCTCGGCCGACAGCTGA
- a CDS encoding LysR family transcriptional regulator substrate-binding protein, which produces MANQGRRPAKGAGRGTPVRRNKAAPAERFPPQKPKKKTAKVVFDAPAPESEEPRTFRLGAVPGATPGKWISAWKQRMPRVPLELVPIEAATQRAALDEVDAALVRLPLADDSLHIIALYDEVPVVVAAVDSHLMAAENLTAADLEGEVVIGLTDDVLGTFDLPGTVPAAFAALPTEEAIATAASGVGIVIVPMSLARLHHRKDADHRVLDGGPESTVALVWPRDRTTPDVETFVGIVRGRTANSSR; this is translated from the coding sequence ATGGCGAATCAGGGAAGACGGCCCGCGAAGGGCGCAGGGCGCGGCACACCGGTGCGCCGGAACAAGGCCGCTCCCGCCGAGAGGTTCCCGCCGCAGAAGCCCAAGAAGAAGACGGCCAAGGTCGTGTTCGACGCCCCGGCCCCCGAGTCGGAGGAGCCGCGCACGTTCCGCCTCGGCGCCGTGCCCGGTGCAACCCCGGGCAAGTGGATCAGCGCCTGGAAGCAGCGGATGCCGCGGGTGCCGCTCGAGCTCGTCCCGATCGAGGCCGCGACACAGCGCGCCGCACTCGACGAGGTCGACGCGGCACTCGTGCGACTGCCCCTCGCCGACGATTCGCTGCACATCATCGCCCTCTACGACGAGGTGCCCGTCGTCGTCGCCGCCGTCGACTCGCACCTGATGGCGGCCGAGAACCTCACCGCCGCGGATCTGGAGGGCGAGGTCGTGATCGGTCTGACCGACGACGTGCTCGGCACGTTCGACCTCCCCGGCACGGTCCCGGCGGCGTTCGCCGCACTGCCGACGGAAGAGGCGATCGCCACGGCGGCCTCCGGCGTCGGCATCGTGATCGTCCCCATGTCGCTGGCCCGCCTGCACCACCGCAAGGATGCCGATCACCGCGTGCTCGACGGTGGCCCGGAGTCGACGGTCGCCCTCGTCTGGCCGCGGGACCGCACGACGCCCGATGTCGAGACGTTCGTGGGCATCGTCCGCGGCCGCACGGCGAACTCCTCGCGGTGA